One Neoarius graeffei isolate fNeoGra1 chromosome 9, fNeoGra1.pri, whole genome shotgun sequence genomic window, AATTGGTGGCGCTAATGTACTCAAGGTAGTTTGCCAACGCCAAAGAAGGAGCAGCAGAAGAAGGAGAGGCTCGTCTCGTTCACGTCATTGCGAGGGAATTTCGTGGTGGACGCAAAacaaaaagacaaacaaaaaacTGCAAGAAGAAAGTGGTGCAGGTAAATAACGAAAACATGAACGACTGCTTCTTGTTTACGATGCTGTGTTAAAGAGGAGCATGTGAGCCCTTAACCAGTTGTAGGTTTAAAATCTCTGCAAGGTTTTGAATTGTGTGGTAGAGTCGGCGCGTAGTCGTTGGCAGATATACAGCACCTCTATTAAAGTGCTATATTTTAGCTGGATTGCCTTTTACATTACTGGTATTTAGTAGACGCTGTTCttattcagaagaacgtacagcatacccagagcagcctggggagcaactggggcttaggtgccttgcttcaCCCATTCCTGCTGGCTCAGGGAATCGAactagcaaccttttagtcccaaacctGCGTCTCtacccattaggccatggctataTGGATTAAGTTAATCAACAATATGATCTGATCTCAGTATATAGACTTGGTGGGTTCAAGACATGAACCTGCTCTCCTGGACCATCGATCGCAGACACTTGCATGTTTAAAAAAGGTAGAGGATTTATGGACTCCTCtcattcatcctgttctacagggtcgcaggcaagctggagcctaccgtatcccagctgactacgggcgaaaggcggggtacaccctggacaagtcgccaggtcatccatcacagggctgatgcatagatgcagacaaccattcacactcacattcacacctacggtcaatttagagtcaccagttaacctaacctgcatgtctttggactgtgggggaaaccggagcacccggaggaaacccacgtggacaacgtacaaacttcgcacagaaaggcccttgaacccggaccaccttgctgtgaggtgacagcggtaaccactacaccaccgtgccgccctgatttatGGACTTTACCATTAAATATGACCGACTACTaatcagcatctcatctcattatctctagccgctttatcctgttctacagggtcacaggcaagctggagcctatcccagctgactatgggcgaaaagcggggtacaccctggacaagtcaccaggtcatcacagggctgacacatagacacagacaaccattcacactctcattcacacctacggtcaatttagagtcaccagttaacctaacctgcatgtctttggactgtgggggaaaccggagcacccagaggaaacccacgcggacacggggagaacatgcaaactctgcacagaaaggtcctcgccggccacggggctcgaacccggaccttcttgctgtgaggcgacagcgctaaccactacaccaccgtgccgccctgatttatGGACTTTACCATTAAATATGACCGACTACTAATCAACATGCTGCATATATTCCACCATCTTTGACAAAATTGCTAATTTTAGATCTCTTCCTGACGGTTTGTAGGTTTAGGCTTCATGAGCCAGAGTACTTGGGGGTGGAGGTggtgtgccgccccccccccccccccccccccccccccaaaaaaaaaataacaggAACTGTGTGACTATAAAGTGCTCAGATCTCTCATTGAATGTCCTGGTTCTCATGTTAGACCTCTGAAGACAAAATGGTGTTGAACCCAGTCATATCCAAGCTGCATGGAAAACTTGTTGTTTTGGCCAGTGCATCTCCACGACGACAAGAGATTTTGATCAACGCAGTAAGTTTAAAACAGTATCACAGTAAACAATATAGCAATGATCAAGAAGCATTATTTACTCTGTCTGTATGCAGGGTTTACGGTTTGAAGTGGTGCCCTCTTGGTTTAAAGAGACTTTGGACAAAGCCTTGTTTAAAATGCCCTCTGAATACGCAGTCGAGACGGCAAAGCAAAAGGCCCTGGAAGTGGCTCGGAGGATGCCACTTGTGAGTCTGTTATTTCTGCTCCCAAAATTAGACCCCATTTTGTTGTGTCAGGTTAATGTTGTCaggtgttaatgtgtgtgtgtgtgtgtgtgtgtgtgtcaacctTCACATGTCCTGGGTGTAGAACCACCTGAAAAAACCAGATATAGTGATTGGGGCAGACACTGTGGTGGTAAGTAAGGGTTTGTTTTGTTCAATAAAATTTGATGAATCATTGGTTAAGATCCTAGTAATtgcatgtttttctgtttccagacAGTGGATGGTTTAATTCTGGAGAAACCTGTGGATAAGAAGGATGCCTACTGCATGCTGTCTAGGTGCTTTTGCCTTAACACAATCATGCTAGATGTAAAAATGTCTCGTACTTGTGTAATATCTGTCTAATATAAGGTATTATACATGTATCTGTTTTATAGCATTTTATACAGTTCTATTACAGTCTTGAGCAACGGTTTttagttgtttgttttttattccatCTGTAAATTTACAGATTGAGTGGAAAAGAGCACAGTGTATTTACAGGAGTGGTCATAGTCCTCTGTCATGAACGAGAGGGTATGTTGTGTAATCTGAATATTTACCTGATTGATATTTCACAAGGGGTCAGCTGTGGTGTTTTCAATTTCAGGAAATGAAACCGAGCACGAAGTGGTGGACTTTTATGAGGAGACAAAGGTGAAGTTTGCAGAGCTGTCTGAGGAGATACTTTGGGAATACATTAACAGTGGAGAGCCCatgtaatttttatttttcagCTGCCATACTTGCTATTGATTTGATACAATATAGATTTAGTTTGGTAACAAGACACCAAACGTTGAACTTTGAACCTGTGTCCTTTAGGACAGTTCAATCCTTATGttgactttcatttcttaaataagataaaatgtgtaatattttgttTGAATAATTTGGTTACAATATATTGTAACCATGCTTTAATGATTTCTGATGTCAGCTTTTTAAATGTCATGTAATTAGCTAATTTACTGCCACTCTTTGTAAGTAAAAGCCACATACTTTTGTCATTTTATAGGTGACTGCTTTAATATTTATCTGCTAAGACATAATGCTGAACCACAATCATGTGTTTAGTTAAATTGTAAAAAGGCCTTTTGTAAAAACAGTTCTGTGTTCCTGTGCTGCATCTTTGACAGGGACAAGGCTGGTGGTTATGGGATCCAGGCTTTGGGTGGCATGTTTGTGGAATATGTGCAAGGAGATTTTCTTAATGTGGTGGGATTCCCACTAAATCACTTTTGCAGACAACTGGGAAAGATTTACAACAGCTCGCTTGAAAGCCCCGCTCATAAGATAAAGTGCAAGGACGTGGCAGTATGTGATGGGCCGTGCACTTCTGTCAGCTGCCTGGATGAAAAAACTGTGCAACCGGACATCAGCAGCTTCAACCACTCTGACTTGGTGCACAATGTGGTGGGACCTGAGGGTACCAAGAGCAACACTGAGGACTTCCCTCACAGCATCGTAGAACTACTAGATGGATTTAAAGCTTCAAAGGTTTGTAGCATATTGATGTTTGTGATTAACAAGTGGCTAAATGTATAAATAAAATTCATTTGAGGTTTGCATGTTTGTGTCGGGTACGAGGTAGgcggatgtaaatgcagaagtatgtttatttacagtgatCTATATACGTCGGTGAAAACAGACACGCAGGCAAatagtccaaattggcaggctaaatccaaaatGTAAAACATGCAGAGTCAGGTGAGGTGCAAATGGGATATCAGAGGCAGAGCGAAAACAAGAACAAGGAACAGGCACAGGAAATCGGAAACACGGGTAGTAgggctcggtaatgtgtactgACATAGTGTAATACTTAGCACTGATTGTGCATCAGCACAAtacttaaataggtgcacatatagctccttaattaaaTTCAGGTGCGTGTCGTTAATGGTGCGCATGCTGGAGTCTGCTTGATGTGCACGCAGCCCGGggcatgccttcaggtgcacgtgccacagtgcgcaggactgacagaaacaacaccacacacacccacccacccaaccgaaagagctccctctgggagcaaaaATCCATCCTACTTGGCTCTGGTGGGGGCTCGGGTTCAGGCTCAGGACAAAACTTGGACTCCTGACTTGCACTGGTTTCGGGCTCTGGAGATGATTCTGGTTCTggactgggctcgagctctgtacTGGACTTGGGCTCGAGGTGTGGAGATGACTCCGAACTCTGGATTGGACACAGGCTCTGGAAATGACTTGAGCTCTATGCAGGAAGCACACTTAGACTCAGGACCTGACTTGGACCCTGGACTTTGCTCGGATCCAGGACTTACAGTGGACTTGAGCTCCAGGCTGGattcaagctctggagatgacttgagctttgggctggagtctggctccagctcaggagatgactcaggcttgagctctggattgGGCTCGGACTCAGGGCTGGTAGTGTGCTCAAGCTCAGGGCTGGACTCAGAGCTGGTAGTGTGCTCGAGCTCAGGGCTGGACTCGAGCTctgggctggactctggctcaagctcaggagatgactcaggctggagttctggaactggcttggacacaGTTCTAGCTGGAAGTGTGCTcgagctctggacttgacttggactttggACTGGACTTGAACTCTGGGGATGACTTGGGCTCAAGGCAGGAAGCAAGCTTTGACTTGGGCTCCAGGCTGTACTTGGGCTCAGTAGAGTATTGTCCTTTTTCTTCCATGAACCATAAGCTATACATTTCCCCTGATGAATGCCTTGAGTACATCCCAAACAGCAGCCAATCTTTCTGTTGTTCCTCTATTAATATCTAAAAATACCCTGATATCCTCACCAAATTTTGTAGCAAACTGTTCATCCTGCAATAAACTTGTATTTAGTCCCCACCTCCCAACATTACCTTTAGTAGAACGTAAATTCATATGTAATTCGACCAGTACATGGTCTTATTGCTATAACTCCTATATTGCAGTCTACTACCAGGTCAACAAGCGAGCCAGCAACCAAAGAGAGTCTCCAAATATCTACCAAACCTAGTTCCTCCCGTAAAGTATCTATAGCTGCTCCGTCTCTGGGGAATATGCCTGTTCTGATTTTACTGCGATCCAATTGATCATCTAATATTTGATTGAAATCTCGTCcgtccgtcccccccccccccccccccccccaagataaTCTGACCATCTGTATCTCCCAAGATTTTATTGACCTCATGAAAAAAGGATGCAGTTTCTCCATTTGGCGCATATAGGTTGCAAAGTACTACTTTAACTCCATTAATAAGTGCTTCCACAACTAAGATCCATCCATGAGTGTCTTTAAATTGATTTCAATATGGCTGAACATTTTCTCAATACCGATTTGAGCCAGATTGGCAAATATAGCAGTGTATGTCAGTCCACCATCAACCATTTTAACTTTGGCTCCAATGATGCCAGTTTTCTGATGCCTTTGAGCTATTTCCCTATATCTTCCTTGTTAAAATGCTTGTGTCTAACCCTGCTAGTGACCTATGAATGTGTAGAGAAgtgagatttttgttttttttttaagggtgcctttttattttactttttcacattttcttaTTTTACTTTAAGAATGGAAAATGATAATACTGAAATCTACTTCTTTCTGCAAAACAGtctgttttgttttcctttttatttCATAAAGAATATGGATCGAACAGATGTTACATAGATTGTAATTCTTGATGTGCTCTCTGCCAGACTTTGTTCACAGCATCCAAACTAGGTGTGTTTGATGTTCTGAGTGACTCTGGCCTTACAGTGGAGGAAGTAGCCAGTCGAATCAATGCCTCTTTGCTGGGCACTGAAAGGTTACTGGATGCTGCTGTATCCTTAGGGCTCCTACAGAAGCTCAGATGTGACGATAAGTCTGGTGAGTCTTGGAAAAATAGGTTAATAATGCATAAGCTTTGCAGCTGATCGTCAGTCAGTCACCTGTGAAGTTACGTAAAGAAGCTGTATTGTCATGTTGCAGCAGTGAATGCTGTTTGTCCTGATTtatactgtgtacagtgtataggaacacagagcaggccaGACATTTCCTGGTATCAGACAGCCCCCTGTCTCTGCATGCATACATCCTGCACTGTAACGATATGATCTGGCCGCTCTTCACCCACCTAGAGAGTGCTGTCAGGGAGGGCACAAATCAGCACGAGAAGGCTCTTGGGACGAAGTCTGAAAATGTGTTTCAGGTAGATGATGATATTAacatagctgccaactactacgaataaatcgtatttattacgatttgtcattttgattacgaaaatacgaatttactacaataaaatacgattttgccaattttcatgggtcattttcaaagtctatcaccggtgggattcgtatttgataAAACACTGCTTCGTTCCAAGCGGCAGATACTACGCTAAATTTCACTGGCTATTGCttgttctctcagccaatcaatgaTGCTATTAGATCATCCATGGCACGCTATCGTCTGGCCTTTGTTCACGAAGTTTCTGAACAAAGCATGGCGTTTCAAGCTTTTGTTATGAAGATGTAGCGTAGTACTAATCTCTAAAGAAAGCATGGCTAAGGGGAAGGGCCAGCGCTTCAAGGACTCGTACCGAGAGGAGTTTCCCTTCATTTCTAAGTCAGGTAAGGGCGATCACTACGCATTTTGTGCTCCATGTCGGCGAGACATTTCTATCAGTCATGGCGGGTGTTCTGATATCGTAACACATGTGAAAACCTCCCTTCACAAGGAAAGTACGGACAATGTTTCAAAGACTGCAAAACTAATTTTGTTttagtgtgatttttcagggtagttttgctagaaagctttggcggcAGGGGGGGCTTTGCCCCCCCGACCCCCCACCAACACTCAGTgcccaaccttgtattactatttacaatttcggaatgttggcagctatgtaTTAAGGTTGATAATACAGTATAGGCTACAgtacaataaaataaatacaaaatatgCATTTTTTGAGTTTCCTTTTTTGTTAAAGGATGACTGTTTCAAAAAGGAAGTGAAAATGCGCTTTATGAATGCCATGCACAGCATTGCTAAAATGACTGGAAGAGATGTGGCCATAGCATTTGATCTGTCCCGCTTCAGAACAGCTTGCGATGTTGGAGGTAACTGTTGAATGAATATATATTTTACagttgaaattaaattaaaaaagatGTGCTGCTGCATTCCTGCTATTTAGATGTTAGCCACACTAAGGATTTGGTCCGGGTTGTCATTGTATTTCTGTATTTTATTTTCACAGGCTGTACTGGTGCCATGGCATACGAGTTCACCAAAGCCCATCCTGAACTTTCTGTAATCGTTTTTGACTTGCCAGAAGTTATTGAAATGAGAAGTTGCTTCCAATCTAAAGAACAAGATAGCAGAGTGTCATTTGTTGCAGGTCAGTGCACGTGTGCATACCCTAAATATTTTACACCAATAAGACATTGTGTGTTATAGTCGACAGATTTAACAACAGTTTGTAGCAGAAATGGCCCAATAGTGTAGGCCTGTCTTAAGATAATAGTGAAAAAAATCTAAATCTTACTTCAAAGATTTGCATTTCCCTTTCTGTATGATACAAATATTCTCTAATAACCATTTTCCACCCCTTGGCTTTATACCTGCTTCCAGTTTCTTTAATGTTCTCTGTACAACTGAGCAATGTTTCCCCATATTCTTCCGGACATCTGATTCAGCTCTTTGCCTATGTTTTGGACTGTTCTTGTTTCTTATTTCTTAAATTTCACTTCATGTTTAACTTCTTGGAATTCTTTTAATTGTATTTAAATTGTTAGCggtccattttcttttttttttttttatcccgaaACCATGTGGGATGCAAACCTTTGCATGTAATTGTCTGAAAATTGTGTTGGCTAAGTTATTTGAAGTTGTATGAAAGTTGTATCAGGTTACTTCTATGAAGATACTTTCATTGTCCCTTTCTTTTTGTAGGAGATTTCTTCAAAGATGACATACCCAAAGCAGACCTCTATATCCTTGCACGAATTCTCCATGATTGGTCTGATGAGAAAGTACATGAGCTGTTGAGTAAAATTTCCAAGGCGTGCACTCCAGGTAAGAACATGTCTCTGTAGATCTGACCATTATGTCTAAAATGCTGTATTATTAGCATTATCATCATCCACAAAGTATTTACATCGAGTTGGTTCGGAAAGTATTCAGACTCCCTctgtttttgcacattttaatgtGTTGAGTTAATTTAGAATGGATTAAATTCACACTTTGCCATTAATCGGCACAAAAGAACTCCTTACAGAGCAAAACCATGTTTTGAGAACTTTTGTTTTTGTTAATCAAACTAAAATCTCTCCTTTAGATAAGTATTCACACCCTTGCTTAAGGCCGTCCAAATAGAGCACTCGTGCATCCTGTTTGCTTTGATTATCTTGATGTCTCTAGAACCTGACTGGAATGTAAAACCTAATTGAAGTTGACAAGATCTGCCAGGAAGAGTGGGAGAAACTGCCCAAATCTGTGTGTACAGAGATTGTAGAGAATTACCCAAGAAGACTTGAAGGTGTAATTGTTGCTGAAGGTAGTTTTAAAGTCCTGAACAAAGGGATTGAAAACTTTAGATaagattttgttttatttttaataaatattgCAGAAAATCCTAAACTTGTTTTCTCTTTGTCATTGAGTTATTGTGTGTAGATGGATGGGGGGAAAAAAGTAAATTTAGTCCATTTAACAACagttttatttatcacacgtttacttcagcacagtgaaattcctctctgcatttaatccatctgaagcagtgaacacacacatgcgcacgcacaccCAGAGTAGTcggcagctttgctacagcactcggggaacagttgggggttaggtgccttgctcaagggcactccagccaaagaccgccccatgttaacctagccTAAAATAACACTATAGCACAATAAAACATGCAATACCTGAAGGGGCCTGTATACTTTGTGAAACGGTGATTATTCAAAGTGTATAACATATTACTGCAGGAGCAgtcctgggggcgggccgaccgggcagccgcccggggcggcatcgcggagGGGGCGGCGCgggcgcggaaaaaaaaaactggtcccaaaaaaaaaagttccccccaaaaaaacccccgaaaaaaaaaaacaagacggggggtgaacattttggatggggaagtccaataccaaagttgcgcaggtgacgtcatcagtgtgtgtgtgtgtgtacctaacttgtcgtagccccataatatgcacaatcccgccagcagaatgttgtactagtcatcaaaaagactttactaccatagtactgcactactatgacattacacagagtcttaagtaatacattacgacttgatcattgccattctggtaacagcaaatttataatgggccgtgtccgcgacgtacagcacacgacgagaaatgcttaaacaaccatgtaaagctgttagtgttgtgacgttcgcgaacgaaccgattcttttgaacggctcctaggcatgaacgatgagaaccgagtcttgagctgggggagccgttctttctgtcgttcttttttgcccaaggacaagaagtaggctaaacagcatttgccttttatttattaaagttttatctgtttgcctaatagttcaaattgttttgtatatagtttataatgttgtgtgatattaatgataatattgtgggaaaactactttgcacagacgttcatttaatttattctttcatcattttgtttgttctgcatggacattcattgaagccctcattgttttttaatggtcatttatgagcgtttaggggttacaataatgtaagcctaggttgctttatataaaaggtatgtccagaaatattgatgtcactgtctaagcagagggatctggcttctttagacgctgtcttcttaaaactgaataaatatttaaaaagagccaaatgagccagtcttttgaacggctcttttcaaagaacggatcacaaagatgcggatcccatcaaagagccataaatcccatctctaaaagctgttaacattctgttggctaatacagagcccaacgcggggggcgGCGCgggcgccaaaaaaaaaaaacggtccccaaaaaaaaaaaaaaacggtccccccccaaaaaaaggtccccaaaaaaaaaacccgaaaaaaaaaacaagaaggccggggggggggggggggggggggggcgccagcagggggtttcgcccggggagtaaatcactctaggatcgccactgtatTACTGTTCTTTAAACTGACTGACCTTAAATCAATAATTTGGACTGTTTTCACAGCTGGTTCATTGGGTccagctggtttttttttttaaaacagaagCTGATAACTTCTTGGAAAAGGTTTGCCATATTCCAAAGTTGTCGTACTGGTCATTCGTTTTGTAGAATGAACCATTTGTGTGTTACTGTGATGCAGGCTGCGGTTTGCTGCTGTCTGAGATTCTGCTGGATGAGGAAAGGACCAGGCCGAGTCGAGCTCTGCTGCAGGCACTCAGCATGACTGAAGGAAGGCAGAGGAGCGCTGTCGAATACAGTAACTTAATGAAGAAGCATGGTTTCAGTCCTGTACATACCCAATACACAGAGAACCTCCTAGACGCCATGCTTTTTGTGAAAGATGATCAAAGTTAGCCAGTTTGTTCCtctgaaaaatataaaatgtacaaAACACTAGGAATTTGTATACTATCTGGCAACTTTTAACTGTCCAGGAATTTGTCAATGAAACGTTCCAAGCTGTCTGTGGTGCACctgtaaattatattaatttctgaaAGATATAAGATCCAATTGTTTTAATAAAAGTGACCACCTACTAAAGTCTTACTTTTCAGTGTCCACAGAAGCTACATAAGGAGGCATGTCACTGTCTAACCACTGTGTTATTGACTGGCAGGTTGTGCTGTATTCatgggtggggtttttttgtgtgtttttttttttttggtctggatCAGGCAGAGTGCAGAGAGAAGCACTTGGCCTGTGTACCTTGCTGAAAATCCAGCTTGGTCTGACAGCTACCAGAGCACAAGCTGAGCTTGTTAAGCTAGTAGGAAGGTAGAAAATAAACTTTAAATTCTAAATTTCTGCTACAAATGCAACATCACAGACAAGTTATTTTAAAAGAGAATCTCAAATACTTACTGATCGATTTCATTAATGATGAAGATGGAAAAATAGCTTACCAGCTGGCAATGATGTGATGGTTTGATCAGTTCAGACTGTGTTTTGGTAGTTGGTCAGACCAGACTGGACTTTTCAGCAGAGTATTTTCATAATTCAGTGTGTCATACAGAGAAACACTAAAATGGCATACAGTCCTggtcagaattattggcacccctgaactGGTAAGTACAGAATTTAGAATATATTCAGAAATTAATGCAAAGGAACAGTTATTTAATAATATTTTAATAAAATGTGCAGTTATTAAACAGCAACAAAAATTCATATAGTGACATAAAAAGCACAGACATGAACTatatgctgcacacaattattaccaCCCTTTTTATGAATTTAAATTAGTTcctcaaaaaaaatcacctaTGTTTAATTTTCGCTGttcacattagattagattagataaaagtttattgatccctttgggagggttccctcagagaaattaagattccagcagcatcattacagataaacagagaaaagaaatagaggaaaacttctagataaattaaaataaattaagtatttacatatgcaaatataaaaagaataagatctggggaagagaggagggggaagaagggaaagaaaagaaaaaagggggagagaagggggggcggcggcaggagagatattgcactttatattgcatattatattgcatattgtccagtattgcttattgttaggctaggctactgctccttcccatcctctgtcctcctgttaaccCCCCAGAGAGAAGTTGTACAATCTGATGGCATGaggaacaaaggagtttttgagtctgttcgtcctgcacttgggaaggagcattctgtcactgaacaggctcctctggttgctgatgaccgtgtgcagagggtgactggcattgtccatggtcATCGTCCACCTGACCTGCATTAAtcaatgaatgatgtttttactgCATAAAAAGGGGCTGATTGCttccattttttaaaattgttGACCAAAAAAAGCTGTCTGAGAGCATCAGAAATgccgttatctcatctcattatctctagctgctttatcctgttctacagggtcgcaggcaagctggagcctatcccagctgactacgggcgaaaggcggggtacaccctggacaagtcgccaggtcatcacagggctgacacatagacacaggcaaccattcacattcacacctacggtcaatttagagtcaccagtcaacctaacctgcatgtcctgggggaaacccacactgacacggggtgaacatgcaaactccgcacagcaaggccctcatcggccacggggctcgaacctggaccttcttgctgtgaggcgacagcgctaaccgctacaccaccgtgccgcccgaaatgcCATTATCAAAACACACAATTCCAAAAGCTAATAAGGCTTTTACCAAAGTTCTTGAAATTCCTCTTTCAACAGTTTGTGAAACTTTTTGATAACATTAGTTATAAAACTGCTGAGATACTTTCAGGATGTGGTGCGAAGAAGAAACTCAATGAGAAAAGTCTACTAAAATTGGTACAGATTGTGGAAAAAACACCACTCAAGACATCTAAAGAGCTTCAGGTTGACCTTGAGGAACCTGGGGTGGTGGTTTCAGCTCATATCATACATTACACATAAAAACAAATGGGGCTCCATGGGCCAAGGAGGATACCGCAATTGAAAGACTGTTTGGTGGAGGGAACAACTTTCATAGATGAGCTGAAGTCTTACTGGGATAATGTTCTATGAACAGATGAAACCAAAGTAGAGCACTTTGGGAATGTAGTGCATTAGTTTGTGTATAGGTGATGAAATAAAGCTCATAAGGAA contains:
- the asmtl gene encoding probable bifunctional dTTP/UTP pyrophosphatase/methyltransferase protein isoform X1, with the protein product MVLNPVISKLHGKLVVLASASPRRQEILINAGLRFEVVPSWFKETLDKALFKMPSEYAVETAKQKALEVARRMPLNHLKKPDIVIGADTVVTVDGLILEKPVDKKDAYCMLSRLSGKEHSVFTGVVIVLCHEREGNETEHEVVDFYEETKVKFAELSEEILWEYINSGEPIQLGKIYNSSLESPAHKIKCKDVAVCDGPCTSVSCLDEKTVQPDISSFNHSDLVHNVVGPEGTKSNTEDFPHSIVELLDGFKASKTLFTASKLGVFDVLSDSGLTVEEVASRINASLLGTERLLDAAVSLGLLQKLRCDDKSVYRNTEQARHFLVSDSPLSLHAYILHCNDMIWPLFTHLESAVREGTNQHEKALGTKSENVFQDDCFKKEVKMRFMNAMHSIAKMTGRDVAIAFDLSRFRTACDVGGCTGAMAYEFTKAHPELSVIVFDLPEVIEMRSCFQSKEQDSRVSFVAGDFFKDDIPKADLYILARILHDWSDEKVHELLSKISKACTPGCGLLLSEILLDEERTRPSRALLQALSMTEGRQRSAVEYSNLMKKHGFSPVHTQYTENLLDAMLFVKDDQS
- the asmtl gene encoding probable bifunctional dTTP/UTP pyrophosphatase/methyltransferase protein isoform X2, with translation MVLNPVISKLHGKLVVLASASPRRQEILINAGLRFEVVPSWFKETLDKALFKMPSEYAVETAKQKALEVARRMPLNHLKKPDIVIGADTVVTVDGLILEKPVDKKDAYCMLSRLSGKEHSVFTGVVIVLCHEREGNETEHEVVDFYEETKVKFAELSEEILWEYINSGEPMDKAGGYGIQALGGMFVEYVQGDFLNVVGFPLNHFCRQLGKIYNSSLESPAHKIKCKDVAVCDGPCTSVSCLDEKTVQPDISSFNHSDLVHNVVGPEGTKSNTEDFPHSIVELLDGFKASKTLFTASKLGVFDVLSDSGLTVEEVASRINASLLGTERLLDAAVSLGLLQKLRCDDKSVYRNTEQARHFLVSDSPLSLHAYILHCNDMIWPLFTHLESAVREGTNQHEKALGTKSENVFQDDCFKKEVKMRFMNAMHSIAKMTGRDVAIAFDLSRFRTACDVGGCTGAMAYEFTKAHPELSVIVFDLPEVIEMRSCFQSKEQDSRVSFVAGDFFKDDIPKADLYILARILHDWSDEKVHELLSKISKACTPGCGLLLSEILLDEERTRPSRALLQALSMTEGRQRSAVEYSNLMKKHGFSPVHTQYTENLLDAMLFVKDDQS